The DNA region TTTTTGTAATTGGCAATATATTGGTCACGTGTAGGCAGACCGAGTTTGATATCTTCATGAATATTAACACTTTCAACGACATCCAGATGTAATCCGGCTTTGTCGGCTGCAGCTTTCACTTCCAGGATTTTGTCCATGGGCCATTCCTCACCTGCCGGAACATCGTGCAGTGCCCATACAATGCCTTCTACACCGGGAATTTGACGGATGTGATCAAGCGTTACAGTATCATTGCCTTCACCAAACCAGCGAAAAACCATTCTCATCTCGTTCACCTCATCAAGATTAATATAAAGAACAGATCTATCCATCATTGAAAATAGGAAGGGTATGTATCCCGCAGGACAGCCAGATCCGTGACGGTTAAGTGCAGATGCTCCTGCATGATGTGCTCCGCCGTTCGGGCATCGTGCTCCTGTATGGCCTGAACCATGGATCGGTGCTGTTCAATCAAGTGATCCCAATGATGATCCGAAGACAGGCGGAGCATCCGGCTCCGGTTCAGATGCACGTTCATATGTTGGATCACGGACCAGGTATTACTTTTGTTGCAGCCTGCAAAGAGAGTACTATGGAATTCCTCATCCAATCCGAACATCCGTTCATCATCCGGTTCAAGTATGCATTCCTGCTGCTGTGCAAGGTTCTGCTGCAATATCTTCAAATGTTCATCCGGGAATTGCACGCAGGCAAGCCGTATAACGGCACGCTCAAGCTGTTCACGCATGAATCGTGCTTCTTCCACGAGATCAACCTGAATCAGAGATACATAGGTACCCCGCTGCGGATATACTTCCAGCAACCCTTCCTGTGCCAATCGGACAAAGCTTTCTCGAACAGGGGTCCGGCTCACATTGAACTCAAGTGAAATCTCTTTCTCCGAGATGGCGGTCCCGGGAGGCAGCTTCAAGCTCAAAATTAATTGCTTCAACGTCGTATAGACCGCGTCACGCGAAGAGAGAGTCTGCTTTTTCAGAGAAGACGGGCTTATTAAGGATGATAATAAATCGGCTTTGGACGAAGACCTAGGGGGGTATTCCATAACTTCAACTCCTTCAAAGATATACTACCATACTTGTATGGTAGTGTGGAAGCGCTTTATACAATTTGTTATCAAATTATTGGGCGCATCTTGCTGTTGACAGAGGAATGGAGTAAAATACATCTCATAGGTTTAAATGTTTAAACCTAAGAACGTGGCAATATACTATCTGTAGACTGCATAGAGGTGAAACCAATGGGTCAAAAAGCGATATCCATTTTTCAAAGTTGTATCCCCTTATTTCAGGTCCTTAGTGACAACCATCGTCAGGCTATTTTACTTGCTCTCAGTGAGAAGGGCAGCATGACGGTTAATGAAATTACAGACCAGTTCAGCTTATCCCGGCCAGCAATATCCCATCATCTCAAACTGTTGCTTGAGAAAGGACTCATCTCCGTGGAACAAAAGGGAACACAGCGATATTATTCCGCTTCATTAACGTCCTCAGTGGCACTATTAAAGGAACTGGTGACCGCGATGGAAGAGGAATGCTTATAGGCAAGAATGGTTTACATGCCTAGGCATGTAGGCTATACGTTCGTATGTTTAAACGAATCATCATTAACTCGAAGAGGAGTTGGATTATATGAGTATCATGCAGGAAT from Paenibacillus sp. JNUCC-31 includes:
- a CDS encoding GntR family transcriptional regulator, which encodes MEYPPRSSSKADLLSSLISPSSLKKQTLSSRDAVYTTLKQLILSLKLPPGTAISEKEISLEFNVSRTPVRESFVRLAQEGLLEVYPQRGTYVSLIQVDLVEEARFMREQLERAVIRLACVQFPDEHLKILQQNLAQQQECILEPDDERMFGLDEEFHSTLFAGCNKSNTWSVIQHMNVHLNRSRMLRLSSDHHWDHLIEQHRSMVQAIQEHDARTAEHIMQEHLHLTVTDLAVLRDTYPSYFQ
- a CDS encoding ArsR/SmtB family transcription factor; amino-acid sequence: MGQKAISIFQSCIPLFQVLSDNHRQAILLALSEKGSMTVNEITDQFSLSRPAISHHLKLLLEKGLISVEQKGTQRYYSASLTSSVALLKELVTAMEEECL